One segment of Thermosulfurimonas sp. F29 DNA contains the following:
- the thrS gene encoding threonine--tRNA ligase, with translation MKIRISWQGKEVEIESGSPGAVLVEAFGWKDPRPIAIRLGGELLDLHSPLNREGEVEPVFPEDPEALPVLRHTAAHVLAQAVKELFPEARLGIGPATEEGFYYDFEVPRPFTEEDLEAIEKKMKQIVKRCYPLRREELSKEEAERLFSERGETYKVELIREIPEDRVSVYRQGDFVDLCRGPHLPHTGMVKAFKLLSVAGAYWRGDERNPQLQRIYGTAFFDKEALKAYLERLEEAKRRDHRKLGRELELFSIEEEVGPGLILWHPKGAIVRKEIEDFWREEHLRRGYQLVYTPHIALRDLWKVSGHLDFYAENMFAPMEIDERAYQLKPMNCPFHILIYKSRKRSYREFPIRYCELGTVYRYERSGVLHGLLRVRGFTQDDAHIFCREDQLEEEIFRVLDLVVYFLSVFGFEEYQIYLSTRPEKYVGSEEIWEKAEGALAAALEKKGLSYEIDPGEGVFYGPKIDLKIRDVLGRFWQCSTIQVDFNIPERFDLSYIGPDNRPHRPIMIHRALLGSLERFFGVLIEHYAGAFPVWLAPVQAVVLTVADRHLPFAEEVQRELSRAGIRAELDARGERLGFKIREAQVKKIPYMVIIGDKEVEGRRLTVRTRKGENLELGLEEFCARVRREIAEKIVF, from the coding sequence GTGAAAATCCGGATTTCCTGGCAGGGAAAAGAGGTCGAGATTGAAAGCGGTTCTCCGGGGGCGGTACTGGTCGAGGCCTTCGGCTGGAAGGATCCCCGTCCGATAGCTATTCGGCTGGGGGGCGAACTCCTGGATCTTCATTCCCCACTTAATCGCGAAGGGGAGGTGGAGCCCGTTTTTCCCGAAGACCCGGAGGCCCTTCCGGTCCTGCGACACACCGCGGCCCATGTACTGGCTCAGGCGGTAAAGGAACTCTTCCCCGAGGCCAGACTGGGTATAGGTCCGGCCACGGAGGAGGGTTTCTATTACGACTTCGAGGTGCCCCGTCCCTTTACGGAGGAGGATCTCGAGGCCATCGAAAAGAAGATGAAACAAATCGTAAAACGCTGCTATCCCCTCCGGAGGGAGGAACTTTCGAAGGAGGAGGCGGAGAGACTCTTTTCCGAACGGGGCGAGACCTACAAGGTGGAACTGATCCGGGAGATACCGGAGGATAGGGTAAGCGTGTATCGTCAGGGGGATTTTGTGGATCTGTGTCGCGGGCCTCATCTGCCGCACACGGGGATGGTGAAGGCCTTCAAGCTCCTTTCCGTGGCCGGCGCCTACTGGAGGGGAGACGAACGCAATCCTCAGCTCCAGCGCATTTACGGCACGGCCTTTTTTGATAAGGAGGCCTTAAAGGCCTATCTTGAAAGGCTCGAGGAGGCCAAAAGGCGAGATCACCGGAAGCTGGGCCGGGAGCTCGAGCTTTTCAGCATCGAGGAGGAGGTGGGCCCGGGGCTCATCCTTTGGCACCCCAAGGGAGCCATCGTGCGCAAGGAGATAGAGGACTTCTGGCGCGAGGAGCATCTGCGCCGGGGGTATCAGCTGGTCTACACCCCCCACATCGCCCTGCGGGACCTGTGGAAGGTGTCCGGACACCTGGACTTTTACGCCGAAAACATGTTCGCTCCCATGGAGATCGACGAGAGGGCCTACCAGCTAAAACCCATGAACTGTCCCTTTCACATCCTCATATACAAGAGCCGCAAGCGAAGCTATCGGGAGTTTCCCATCCGCTATTGCGAACTGGGCACCGTGTATCGCTACGAGAGAAGCGGGGTGCTGCACGGTCTTCTGCGGGTGCGGGGATTCACCCAGGACGACGCCCACATCTTCTGTCGGGAGGATCAGCTGGAGGAGGAGATCTTCAGGGTGCTCGATCTGGTGGTCTATTTCCTTTCCGTGTTCGGGTTTGAGGAGTATCAGATCTATCTCTCCACGCGCCCGGAGAAGTATGTGGGTTCGGAGGAGATCTGGGAGAAAGCCGAGGGGGCGCTTGCGGCGGCTCTGGAGAAGAAGGGTCTTTCCTACGAGATCGATCCGGGGGAAGGGGTTTTTTACGGTCCGAAGATCGATCTCAAGATCCGGGATGTGCTGGGACGATTCTGGCAGTGTTCCACCATCCAGGTGGACTTCAACATCCCCGAGCGGTTCGATCTCAGCTACATCGGGCCGGACAACCGGCCCCATCGGCCCATCATGATCCACCGGGCCCTGCTGGGTTCACTGGAGAGGTTTTTCGGAGTTCTCATCGAACACTACGCCGGGGCCTTTCCGGTGTGGCTGGCTCCGGTGCAGGCCGTGGTGCTCACGGTGGCGGATCGGCACCTGCCCTTTGCCGAGGAGGTGCAGCGAGAACTTTCCCGGGCGGGCATTCGGGCGGAACTCGACGCCCGGGGGGAACGGCTTGGCTTCAAGATTAGGGAAGCCCAGGTGAAAAAAATTCCCTACATGGTTATTATCGGGGATAAGGAGGTGGAGGGGCGCCGGCTCACGGTACGGACGCGAAAGGGGGAAAATCTGGAACTGGGGCTGGAGGAGTTTTGCGCGCGGGTCAGGCGAGAGATCGCCGAAAAAATAGTCTTCTAG
- a CDS encoding flavodoxin family protein, with translation MKILAFQGSPRFGGNTDLLLSAFLRGAEEAGAEVRRYDLYRMDYKGCLECGGCDRTGECVLEDDLTPVYTDLLDSDVIVLASPIFFYNLTSRTQALVERAQALWVRRYVLKNLSPRDAHGLLLCLGATRGKKLFEGVQRVVRYFFDAVGVTYRGGLFYRGIEKRGAVREHPTALSEAEALGRAVAGGLPPERWSLSDP, from the coding sequence GTGAAGATACTGGCTTTTCAGGGAAGTCCGCGTTTTGGTGGCAACACCGATCTTCTCCTTTCGGCCTTTCTGAGGGGTGCCGAAGAGGCCGGGGCCGAAGTGCGTCGCTACGATCTCTATCGGATGGACTACAAGGGGTGCCTTGAGTGCGGAGGTTGCGACCGCACCGGGGAATGCGTGCTCGAGGACGACCTCACCCCCGTCTATACCGATCTTCTGGACTCCGATGTAATCGTGCTGGCCTCGCCCATCTTTTTCTACAACCTCACCTCCCGCACCCAGGCCCTGGTGGAAAGGGCTCAGGCCCTCTGGGTGCGCCGCTATGTGCTGAAGAACCTCTCCCCGAGAGATGCCCACGGCCTTCTCTTATGCCTGGGGGCCACCCGGGGGAAGAAACTCTTCGAGGGGGTGCAGCGGGTGGTGCGCTACTTCTTCGACGCCGTGGGAGTCACCTACCGGGGCGGACTCTTCTACCGGGGGATCGAGAAACGGGGCGCCGTGAGGGAACACCCCACGGCGCTTTCGGAGGCCGAGGCCCTGGGACGGGCCGTGGCCGGCGGCCTTCCCCCGGAGAGGTGGTCCCTTTCCGACCCGTAG
- a CDS encoding methyl-accepting chemotaxis protein, which yields MLRLSHETEQFRTLTEDLERQYLELALTLAAMPEIQRAVAERDREKLLSIAGPLSREINRGRAFPLKIHFHVPPGVSLLRVWKPDKWGDDISGFRKTVVTAQTTGRPVMGIEPGRAGLAVRGVVPIIYKGRVVGSVEVFSSLTAVARSLRKTLKVENALFWIETVKATVMTERVGQHLGRFKILLAAHPEEMRLVSEDLVEKGLSKSFTLEREGRLLLVSPVRDYSGKAVGVYVRFMDLRPLLGRLKKNILRSVIETVLMLILAAGVVVGAIWVGVSRPMRALLEATERVSGGRLDVSVAESGASEMCRLAASLNRMMEAFSSFVREMQKQAGDLSAIAEDTARRAEEVQGGSERVKEEVARMSELTRAASQGMEDISKALDQFAEAVQEVVRGITQTSQGMEEVRGRVQLATEKIGLLDASSQKIGEMVEVIEAIANQTNLLALNATIEAARAGEAGKGFAVVAGEVKELARQTTEATDNIRRTVETIRAEVEAAVGAVRDVEEIVNGVSEQAAHIAGAAEEQTAVLSEIRTNVEAGLERSREVSAAAESARAVAEEFLRIAENIQRSAQELREISTRMKEHAARFRV from the coding sequence ATGCTTCGTCTCTCCCACGAAACGGAGCAGTTCCGAACCCTTACCGAGGATCTCGAACGTCAGTATCTGGAGCTGGCCCTCACCCTAGCGGCCATGCCGGAGATCCAGAGGGCCGTGGCCGAGCGGGATCGGGAGAAGCTTCTCTCCATCGCCGGACCGCTTTCCCGGGAGATCAACCGGGGAAGGGCTTTTCCCCTCAAGATCCACTTCCATGTGCCGCCGGGGGTGAGTCTCCTTCGGGTCTGGAAACCGGACAAGTGGGGGGACGATATATCCGGATTTCGCAAGACGGTGGTTACCGCCCAGACCACCGGAAGGCCGGTCATGGGGATTGAGCCGGGCCGGGCGGGACTCGCCGTAAGGGGCGTAGTGCCGATCATCTATAAGGGACGGGTGGTGGGTAGCGTGGAAGTTTTCTCCAGTCTCACCGCGGTGGCCAGATCCCTGCGCAAAACCCTTAAGGTGGAAAACGCCCTCTTCTGGATCGAGACGGTCAAGGCCACGGTGATGACCGAGAGGGTGGGCCAACACCTGGGGCGGTTCAAGATCCTTCTTGCCGCACACCCCGAGGAGATGCGCCTGGTTAGCGAGGATCTCGTGGAAAAGGGCCTCAGTAAGAGCTTTACCCTGGAGAGGGAGGGACGTCTGCTTCTCGTTTCCCCGGTAAGAGACTACAGTGGGAAAGCCGTGGGGGTTTATGTACGTTTTATGGATCTGCGTCCGCTTCTGGGCAGACTTAAAAAGAACATCTTGCGAAGCGTGATTGAGACGGTGTTGATGCTGATTCTGGCCGCAGGGGTGGTAGTAGGTGCTATCTGGGTGGGGGTTTCCCGCCCCATGAGGGCTTTGCTTGAGGCCACCGAAAGGGTGAGCGGGGGGCGACTGGATGTCTCGGTGGCCGAAAGCGGCGCCTCGGAGATGTGTCGTCTAGCCGCGTCCCTGAATCGAATGATGGAAGCCTTCAGCAGTTTTGTCAGGGAAATGCAGAAACAGGCCGGGGATCTTTCCGCCATCGCCGAAGACACGGCCCGGCGGGCGGAGGAGGTCCAGGGCGGAAGCGAACGGGTCAAGGAAGAGGTAGCCCGGATGAGCGAGCTGACCCGGGCCGCCTCGCAGGGCATGGAGGACATCTCCAAGGCCCTGGATCAGTTCGCCGAGGCGGTGCAGGAGGTGGTGAGGGGTATCACCCAGACCTCTCAGGGGATGGAGGAGGTGCGAGGCCGGGTGCAGCTGGCCACGGAAAAGATCGGGCTGCTCGACGCCTCCTCCCAGAAGATCGGTGAGATGGTGGAGGTGATCGAGGCCATCGCCAACCAGACCAACCTGCTGGCCCTCAACGCCACCATCGAGGCGGCCCGGGCCGGGGAGGCCGGAAAGGGCTTCGCCGTGGTGGCCGGCGAGGTGAAGGAACTGGCCCGGCAGACCACCGAGGCCACGGACAACATCCGGCGCACGGTGGAGACCATCCGGGCCGAGGTGGAAGCCGCGGTGGGGGCGGTGAGGGATGTGGAGGAGATAGTGAACGGGGTGAGTGAACAGGCCGCTCACATCGCCGGCGCCGCCGAGGAGCAGACCGCGGTGCTGTCCGAGATTCGCACCAATGTGGAGGCCGGGCTCGAACGCTCCCGGGAGGTCTCCGCCGCGGCGGAAAGTGCCCGGGCCGTGGCCGAGGAGTTCCTAAGGATCGCCGAAAACATCCAGCGTTCGGCCCAGGAGTTGCGGGAAATCTCTACACGGATGAAGGAACACGCCGCCCGTTTCAGGGTATAG
- the thiC gene encoding phosphomethylpyrimidine synthase ThiC yields the protein MTELEAARRGEITEAVRKAAEAEGVSPEFIREGVARGTIVLIKAPQSGRVVAVGEGVRTKVNASIGTSSDLCDLELEKRKARLAEAHGADTLMELSAAGDIDLIRREIIGSVSLPVGNVPLYQAFCDTLRKYGDPARLDPEYLFELIERQCADGIAFMAIHCGINLFTLERLKAQGYRYGGLVSKGGALMAQWMVKNGRENPLYEEFDRLLGILKKYDTVLSLGNGMRAGAIHDSLDRAQVAELLINCELAERAREAGCQVMVEGPGHVPLDEIETSVRLAKKMSGGAPHYMLGPLPCDVGASQDHITAAVGAALSAWYGADLICYVTPAEHLGLPNEEDVVVGVRAARLAAHIGDTVKLRGRADRRDKLVSKARRDLNWAEQLKHLLFPEEARRFIEERRSVKGKRCSMCGELCALDNAEAVFKDFLRGDRK from the coding sequence ATGACCGAGCTTGAGGCGGCGCGCCGGGGAGAGATCACCGAGGCCGTCCGGAAGGCCGCCGAGGCCGAGGGCGTGAGCCCGGAATTTATCCGCGAGGGGGTGGCCAGAGGCACCATCGTGCTAATCAAGGCCCCCCAGAGCGGGCGGGTGGTGGCGGTGGGCGAGGGGGTGCGCACCAAGGTAAACGCCTCCATCGGGACCTCGAGTGACCTCTGCGATCTGGAGCTCGAGAAGCGCAAGGCCCGCCTGGCCGAGGCCCACGGGGCTGACACCCTGATGGAACTCTCCGCCGCCGGCGACATCGACCTCATCCGGCGGGAGATCATCGGGAGCGTGAGCCTTCCCGTGGGCAATGTCCCCCTCTACCAGGCCTTCTGCGACACCCTCCGGAAGTACGGCGATCCGGCCAGGCTCGATCCCGAATATCTCTTCGAGCTCATCGAACGCCAGTGCGCCGACGGGATCGCCTTCATGGCCATCCACTGCGGAATAAACCTCTTCACCCTGGAGCGTCTCAAGGCCCAGGGATACCGCTACGGAGGGCTGGTCTCCAAGGGCGGGGCCCTCATGGCCCAGTGGATGGTGAAAAACGGGAGGGAGAACCCTCTTTACGAGGAGTTCGATCGGCTGTTGGGGATCCTCAAAAAGTACGACACCGTGCTTTCCCTGGGAAACGGGATGCGGGCCGGAGCCATCCACGACTCGCTGGATCGGGCCCAGGTGGCCGAGCTTCTCATTAATTGCGAGCTGGCCGAGCGGGCCCGGGAGGCGGGTTGTCAGGTCATGGTGGAGGGCCCGGGGCATGTGCCGCTTGACGAAATCGAGACCTCGGTGCGGCTGGCCAAAAAGATGAGCGGGGGAGCCCCGCACTACATGCTGGGGCCTCTTCCCTGCGATGTGGGAGCCAGCCAGGATCACATCACCGCGGCCGTTGGTGCGGCGCTTTCGGCCTGGTACGGGGCGGACCTCATCTGTTATGTAACCCCGGCCGAGCACCTGGGTCTTCCCAACGAGGAGGATGTGGTGGTGGGGGTGCGGGCCGCGCGGCTGGCCGCCCACATTGGAGATACCGTCAAGCTCCGGGGCCGGGCCGACCGGCGAGACAAACTGGTGAGCAAGGCCCGGCGAGACCTTAACTGGGCGGAACAGCTCAAACACCTTCTCTTCCCGGAAGAGGCCCGGCGGTTCATTGAGGAACGCCGCTCCGTGAAGGGCAAACGCTGCTCCATGTGCGGAGAGCTCTGCGCCCTGGACAACGCTGAGGCGGTCTTTAAGGACTTCCTGCGGGGGGACAGGAAGTAA
- a CDS encoding 3-isopropylmalate dehydrogenase, whose protein sequence is MAEARRYRIAVIPGDGTGPEVIREGVKVLQAAAGRFGFDLELNYFDWGGERYLRTGETIPEGGIEELKKHDAIYLGAIGHPEVKPGILEKGILLRIRFELDQYVNLRPVKLYPGVWTPIKDKGPEDIDFVVVRENTEGLYAGGGGFLRKGTPHEVAIQESINTRFGVERCIRFAFEYCRKRNKKKKVTLVGKTNVLTYAWDLWERTFYEVAREYPDIEADYAHVDATCMWFVKNPEWFDVIVTDNMFGDIITDLGAMIQGGMGIAAGGNINPQGVSMFEPIGGSAPKYTGKNVINPLAAICAGMMMLEHLGEEEAARAIENAVIKVCRDHLKSMSAGKMGYTTSEVGDLVARYTEEGVEL, encoded by the coding sequence ATGGCGGAGGCTCGAAGGTACAGGATAGCGGTGATTCCCGGAGACGGAACCGGTCCGGAGGTTATCCGGGAGGGGGTTAAGGTCCTTCAGGCCGCGGCCGGCCGCTTCGGTTTCGACCTGGAACTCAACTACTTCGACTGGGGTGGGGAGCGCTACCTCCGTACCGGGGAGACCATCCCCGAAGGCGGGATCGAGGAACTCAAAAAGCACGACGCCATTTACCTCGGGGCCATCGGGCACCCGGAAGTGAAGCCGGGGATCCTCGAGAAGGGGATTCTCCTCAGGATCCGCTTCGAGCTGGATCAATATGTGAACCTCCGGCCCGTGAAGCTCTATCCCGGGGTCTGGACCCCCATTAAGGACAAGGGGCCGGAGGACATCGACTTCGTGGTGGTGCGGGAAAACACCGAGGGGCTTTACGCCGGAGGCGGAGGATTCCTGCGCAAGGGCACTCCCCACGAGGTGGCCATACAGGAGTCCATCAACACCCGTTTCGGGGTGGAGCGGTGCATCCGGTTCGCCTTCGAGTACTGCCGCAAGCGTAACAAGAAAAAGAAGGTCACCCTGGTGGGCAAGACCAATGTGCTCACCTACGCCTGGGACCTCTGGGAGCGGACTTTTTACGAGGTGGCCCGGGAATATCCCGACATCGAAGCAGACTACGCCCATGTGGACGCCACCTGCATGTGGTTCGTAAAGAATCCCGAGTGGTTCGATGTGATCGTTACCGACAACATGTTCGGGGACATCATTACCGACCTCGGGGCCATGATCCAGGGCGGTATGGGGATCGCCGCCGGAGGCAACATCAATCCCCAGGGGGTTTCTATGTTCGAGCCCATCGGCGGTTCCGCCCCGAAGTACACCGGAAAGAATGTGATCAATCCCCTTGCGGCCATATGCGCGGGAATGATGATGCTCGAGCACTTGGGCGAGGAGGAGGCGGCCCGGGCCATCGAGAACGCGGTGATAAAGGTCTGCCGGGACCACCTCAAAAGTATGTCGGCCGGCAAGATGGGCTACACCACGAGCGAGGTGGGTGATCTGGTGGCCAGGTACACCGAGGAAGGGGTGGAGCTTTAG
- a CDS encoding YdcH family protein, with amino-acid sequence MDKELVKRYAERNPEIRELFERHQALEKELSELVRKAYLTAEEEVRKKRIQKEKLALKDRIYELIKREGG; translated from the coding sequence ATGGACAAAGAACTGGTGAAGAGGTATGCCGAAAGGAATCCGGAGATACGGGAGCTTTTCGAAAGGCATCAGGCTCTGGAGAAGGAGCTTTCCGAGCTGGTGCGCAAGGCTTACCTGACCGCGGAGGAGGAGGTGCGGAAGAAGAGAATCCAGAAGGAGAAGCTGGCCCTTAAGGATCGGATTTACGAACTAATAAAACGGGAAGGAGGTTAG
- the ilvB gene encoding biosynthetic-type acetolactate synthase large subunit — MTGAQMIVEALKREGVEVIFGYPGGAVIDIYDELYRTPEIKHVLVRHEQGAAHAADGYARSTGKVGVCLVTSGPGATNTVTGIATAYMDSIPMVILTGQVPTKLIGNDAFQEVDITGITRPCTKHNFLVKRTEDLPRILKAAFHIARTGRPGPVLVDLPKDVQQGKAEFYWPEEIRLRSYNPVYDPHPRQVEKAYRLLESCTRPVVLVGGGAIASGAHEEIRELAERLHLPVTMTLMGLGGFPGTHPQSLGMLGMHGTYYANMAVANSDLILAVGARFDDRVTGKVDAFAPMAKIIHIDIDPTSIQKNVRVDVPIVGDCKRALEKLLSVIKEVGRPEKIWREQFKDWWEQIEIWKKRYPLTYKQEGDYIKPQFVIEKLYELTRGEAIVTTEVGQNQMWTAQYYKFDKPRTLITSGGLGTMGFGFPAAIGAQMGNPDKTVIDIAGDGSIQMNIQEMATAMEQGLPVKVIILNNGYLGMVRQWQELFYERRYSAVKFQVLPDFVKLAEAYGALGLRATRPEEVEPVLREALASDRLTLVDIHIAPEEGVFPMVPAGRATTEMILV, encoded by the coding sequence ATGACCGGGGCCCAGATGATCGTGGAGGCCCTGAAACGCGAAGGAGTGGAGGTGATTTTCGGTTATCCCGGGGGAGCGGTTATTGACATTTACGACGAACTGTACCGGACTCCGGAGATCAAGCATGTGCTCGTGCGTCACGAGCAGGGGGCGGCGCACGCGGCCGACGGATATGCCCGATCCACGGGTAAGGTGGGGGTGTGTCTGGTAACCTCCGGTCCCGGAGCCACCAACACCGTAACCGGGATCGCCACGGCCTACATGGACTCCATCCCCATGGTTATCCTCACCGGACAGGTGCCCACCAAACTCATCGGAAACGACGCCTTCCAGGAGGTGGACATCACCGGGATCACCCGTCCCTGCACCAAGCACAACTTCCTGGTGAAACGCACGGAGGATCTTCCGCGCATCCTCAAGGCCGCCTTTCACATAGCCCGCACTGGTCGTCCCGGCCCGGTGCTGGTGGACCTCCCCAAGGATGTCCAGCAGGGCAAGGCCGAATTCTACTGGCCGGAGGAGATCCGTCTGCGGAGTTACAATCCGGTTTACGATCCCCATCCCCGCCAGGTGGAAAAGGCCTACCGGTTGCTCGAGAGCTGCACCCGTCCGGTGGTGCTGGTGGGAGGCGGGGCCATCGCCTCCGGTGCGCACGAGGAGATCCGCGAACTGGCCGAACGCCTGCACCTTCCCGTCACCATGACCCTCATGGGGCTCGGGGGATTCCCGGGCACGCACCCCCAGTCCCTGGGCATGCTCGGCATGCACGGCACCTATTACGCCAACATGGCCGTGGCCAACAGCGACCTGATCCTGGCCGTGGGGGCCCGGTTCGACGACCGGGTTACCGGAAAGGTGGACGCCTTCGCCCCCATGGCCAAAATTATCCACATAGACATAGATCCCACCTCCATTCAGAAGAATGTTCGGGTGGATGTGCCCATCGTGGGCGACTGCAAGCGGGCCCTGGAAAAACTCCTCTCCGTGATAAAGGAGGTGGGGCGCCCGGAAAAGATCTGGCGCGAACAGTTCAAGGACTGGTGGGAACAGATCGAGATCTGGAAGAAACGCTATCCCCTGACCTACAAGCAGGAAGGGGACTACATCAAGCCTCAATTCGTGATCGAGAAGCTCTACGAGCTCACCCGGGGGGAGGCCATCGTGACCACCGAGGTGGGGCAGAATCAGATGTGGACGGCCCAGTACTACAAGTTCGACAAGCCCCGCACCCTCATCACCTCCGGAGGGCTCGGCACCATGGGCTTCGGATTCCCGGCGGCCATCGGGGCCCAGATGGGAAACCCCGACAAGACCGTCATTGACATAGCCGGCGACGGTTCCATCCAGATGAACATCCAGGAAATGGCCACGGCCATGGAGCAGGGCCTCCCCGTAAAGGTGATCATTCTGAACAACGGTTACCTGGGCATGGTCCGTCAGTGGCAGGAACTCTTCTACGAGCGCAGGTATTCGGCGGTGAAGTTCCAGGTCCTTCCGGATTTCGTGAAACTGGCCGAGGCTTACGGGGCCCTGGGGCTGAGGGCCACCCGGCCCGAGGAGGTGGAACCGGTCCTTAGGGAGGCCCTGGCCAGCGACCGGCTCACCCTGGTGGACATTCACATCGCCCCCGAGGAGGGCGTCTTCCCCATGGTTCCGGCCGGAAGGGCCACCACGGAAATGATCCTGGTGTAG
- the ilvN gene encoding acetolactate synthase small subunit, protein MSEKKHTLSVLVENTPGALARIAGLFSGRGFNIDSLCVAETLDPTLSHLTLVTRGDDLIIEQIIKQLRRLIDVYRVVDVTEEGEFVEREMALIKVRAEKETRAEVLRMCDIFRCKVVDVSPRTYTIEVTGPQSKLQAVIELLKPLGIKEIVRTGVIAMKREKKAP, encoded by the coding sequence ATGTCGGAAAAGAAACACACCCTTTCGGTGCTGGTGGAAAACACTCCGGGAGCGCTCGCCCGAATCGCGGGCCTTTTCAGCGGCCGTGGGTTCAACATCGATAGCCTGTGCGTGGCCGAAACCCTGGACCCCACCCTCTCCCATCTTACCCTGGTGACTCGCGGGGACGACCTGATCATTGAACAGATCATCAAGCAGCTCCGGCGGCTCATCGATGTCTACCGGGTGGTGGATGTGACCGAGGAGGGCGAATTCGTGGAGCGCGAAATGGCCCTCATCAAGGTGCGGGCCGAAAAGGAGACCCGGGCCGAGGTCCTCAGGATGTGCGACATCTTTCGGTGCAAGGTGGTGGATGTGAGCCCGCGCACCTATACCATTGAGGTGACCGGTCCGCAGAGCAAACTCCAGGCGGTGATCGAGCTATTGAAACCCCTCGGCATCAAGGAGATCGTGCGCACCGGGGTCATCGCGATGAAACGGGAGAAAAAGGCCCCCTGA